Proteins co-encoded in one Malus sylvestris chromosome 7, drMalSylv7.2, whole genome shotgun sequence genomic window:
- the LOC126630005 gene encoding mRNA-decapping enzyme subunit 2-like isoform X1, whose amino-acid sequence MSGLPRSSSAPLKNGLPPQELLDDLCSRFVLNVPKEDLQSFERILFLVEYAHWFYEDNSVEKNPSLKSFNLKEFTSLLFNSCDVLKPYVAHIDDIFKDFTSYKVKVPVTGAIILDETFERCLLVKGWKGSSWSFPRGKKNKDEEDHACAIREVQEETGFDVTKLLDKDEYIEVIFGQQRVRLYIIAGVREDTAFAPLTKKEISEIAWHRLDDLQPASDNVISRGVTGLKLYMVSPFLATLRSWILSHQSPVAPRPDMPLKGISVWNAKSSSIGSSSPMIVESQSTKPEPEVRPSETGPGESFRNFRFDVAPILQAIDAGFRSSM is encoded by the exons ATGTCTGGCCTCCCTCGGTCTTCAAGTGCTCCACTGAAGAATGGCCTTCCTCCCCAAGAACTCCTTGATGATCTGTGCAG CCGGTTTGTTCTAAATGTGCCAAAAGAAGACCTGCAATCATTTGAGAGGATTTTATTTCTCGTGGAATATGCTCATTGGTTTTATGAGGACAACTCAGTGGAGAAAAATCCATCGCTGAAGTCTTTCAATTTGAAGGAGTTCACTTCTTTAT TGTTTAACAGCTGTGATGTTCTTAAACCTTATGTTGCCCATATAGATGACATATTCAAGGACTTCACTTCTTATAAGGTCAAGGTTCCTGTAACTGGCGCGATCATTTTGGATGAAACCTTTGAAAGG TGCTTGCTCGTGAAGGGATGGAAAGGATCAAGTTGGAGTTTCCCTCGTGGCAAAAAGAACAAAGATGAAGAAGACCATGCATGTGCCATCAGAGAA GTCCAGGAAGAAACAGGTTTTGATGTTACAAAGCTTCTCGACAAAGATGAGTATATTGAAGTTATATTTGGACAACAAAGGGTGCGGCTCTACATTATTGCTGGTGTGAGAGAGGATACTGCCTTTGCACCACTCACCAAAAAGGAGATCAGT GAAATCGCATGGCACCGGCTGGATGATCTTCAGCCTGCAAGTGATAATGTGATATCTCGTGGTGTCACCGGCCTCAAGCTTTACATGGTGTCCCCTTTTCTGGC AACATTGAGATCATGGATTTTATCACATCAGTCCCCGGTTGCTCCAAGACCTGATATGCCTCTCAAAG GAATCAGCGTGTGGAATGCGAAAAGCAGCTCGATAGGGAGTAGTAGCCCCATGATAGTGGAGAGCCAATCAACTAAACCTGAGCCCGAGGTTCGTCCTTCTGAGACAGGACCAGGTGAGAGTTTCAGAAACTTCAGGTTTGATGTTGCTCCAATCTTGCAAGCAATTGATGCTGGTTTCCGTTCTTCAATGTAA
- the LOC126630005 gene encoding mRNA-decapping enzyme subunit 2-like isoform X2, with amino-acid sequence MVKSVYAYLSPISLSLSLKEFTSLLFNSCDVLKPYVAHIDDIFKDFTSYKVKVPVTGAIILDETFERCLLVKGWKGSSWSFPRGKKNKDEEDHACAIREVQEETGFDVTKLLDKDEYIEVIFGQQRVRLYIIAGVREDTAFAPLTKKEISEIAWHRLDDLQPASDNVISRGVTGLKLYMVSPFLATLRSWILSHQSPVAPRPDMPLKGISVWNAKSSSIGSSSPMIVESQSTKPEPEVRPSETGPGESFRNFRFDVAPILQAIDAGFRSSM; translated from the exons ATGGTGAAATCAGTATACGCATATCTGtcccccatctctctctctctctctttgaagGAGTTCACTTCTTTAT TGTTTAACAGCTGTGATGTTCTTAAACCTTATGTTGCCCATATAGATGACATATTCAAGGACTTCACTTCTTATAAGGTCAAGGTTCCTGTAACTGGCGCGATCATTTTGGATGAAACCTTTGAAAGG TGCTTGCTCGTGAAGGGATGGAAAGGATCAAGTTGGAGTTTCCCTCGTGGCAAAAAGAACAAAGATGAAGAAGACCATGCATGTGCCATCAGAGAA GTCCAGGAAGAAACAGGTTTTGATGTTACAAAGCTTCTCGACAAAGATGAGTATATTGAAGTTATATTTGGACAACAAAGGGTGCGGCTCTACATTATTGCTGGTGTGAGAGAGGATACTGCCTTTGCACCACTCACCAAAAAGGAGATCAGT GAAATCGCATGGCACCGGCTGGATGATCTTCAGCCTGCAAGTGATAATGTGATATCTCGTGGTGTCACCGGCCTCAAGCTTTACATGGTGTCCCCTTTTCTGGC AACATTGAGATCATGGATTTTATCACATCAGTCCCCGGTTGCTCCAAGACCTGATATGCCTCTCAAAG GAATCAGCGTGTGGAATGCGAAAAGCAGCTCGATAGGGAGTAGTAGCCCCATGATAGTGGAGAGCCAATCAACTAAACCTGAGCCCGAGGTTCGTCCTTCTGAGACAGGACCAGGTGAGAGTTTCAGAAACTTCAGGTTTGATGTTGCTCCAATCTTGCAAGCAATTGATGCTGGTTTCCGTTCTTCAATGTAA